The following are encoded in a window of Arthrobacter sp. OAP107 genomic DNA:
- a CDS encoding TetR/AcrR family transcriptional regulator → MNLAVERKPLRADAARNVDKIINAARECFRQYGPDVPLQTIAATAGVGPATLFRNFSDKEQLVLAALNRQLRLNVDPVIDVALAGTDAAEGLFRVIDAVMTAASDNANLLGAVAGRRDLLTGITGSLIESVGVLLDRGQDQGTLRVDISLTDMVRLLAMLIGVVDTMEPGSDAWRRPAALVEDAIRAERPTRPLPSQVPLPGSQFE, encoded by the coding sequence ATGAACCTCGCAGTAGAGCGCAAGCCACTCCGTGCTGACGCTGCACGCAATGTGGACAAGATCATTAACGCCGCCCGCGAGTGTTTCCGGCAGTACGGCCCGGACGTTCCGCTGCAGACCATCGCCGCAACGGCGGGAGTCGGTCCAGCAACGCTGTTCCGGAATTTCTCGGACAAGGAACAGCTGGTTTTGGCGGCCCTCAACCGCCAGCTCCGGCTCAATGTGGACCCGGTTATCGACGTCGCCCTTGCGGGCACCGATGCGGCCGAGGGCCTGTTCCGGGTAATCGACGCGGTGATGACTGCGGCCAGTGACAATGCCAACCTGCTCGGCGCCGTGGCCGGCAGGCGGGACCTTCTCACCGGCATTACCGGAAGCCTGATCGAGTCTGTTGGCGTGCTCCTCGACCGCGGCCAGGACCAGGGCACCCTTCGGGTGGACATCTCGCTGACCGACATGGTGCGCCTGCTGGCAATGCTGATCGGCGTGGTGGACACCATGGAGCCCGGTTCGGACGCGTGGCGGCGGCCGGCTGCCCTGGTCGAAGACGCGATCCGCGCGGAACGGCCCACCAGGCCGCTGCCTTCGCAGGTGCCGCTCCCAGGGTCCCAGTTCGAGTAG
- a CDS encoding glycerophosphodiester phosphodiesterase family protein — translation MTADESALTRPLVYAHRGASADFAEHTRAAYLRAIADGVDGVECDVHLTRDQHVVLLHDSNLDRTSDGTGPVAERTVDQLRLLDFSSWKGVRIPEAYGPRSEQFLTLPDLLDLLQAAGREIGLAIELKHPSPYQLKLEDRVLEVLRAEGWDAATSRLGNIRVTFMSFSPDSVRHLRKAVPAEFICQLVDDVNVTGIREELGLGPFTGSAVANVMKAAQLEGERILNDGEVAIAGPGIDYVRRHPAAVRRWLDSGRRFRVWTVDEEDDVALCRGLGVHEITTNRPAQVLARLQQPALASSSATQSQPPL, via the coding sequence ATGACAGCCGACGAGTCAGCCCTAACCCGTCCCCTGGTCTACGCCCACCGTGGTGCCAGCGCGGATTTCGCCGAGCACACCCGTGCCGCCTATCTCCGGGCAATCGCGGACGGCGTGGACGGCGTGGAGTGCGATGTGCATCTCACCCGCGACCAGCACGTTGTCCTGCTGCACGATTCGAACCTGGACCGGACCTCGGACGGTACAGGTCCCGTGGCCGAACGGACCGTCGACCAGCTGCGGCTGCTGGATTTTTCATCCTGGAAGGGCGTGCGGATCCCCGAGGCCTACGGACCCAGGTCCGAACAGTTCCTGACCCTGCCGGATCTGCTGGACCTGCTGCAGGCTGCCGGGCGGGAGATCGGGCTGGCCATCGAGCTGAAGCATCCCAGCCCCTACCAGCTGAAGCTGGAGGACAGAGTGCTGGAGGTGCTGCGCGCGGAAGGCTGGGATGCCGCGACATCCAGGCTGGGCAACATCCGGGTGACGTTCATGAGCTTCAGCCCCGACTCGGTCAGGCACCTGCGCAAGGCCGTGCCGGCAGAGTTCATCTGCCAGCTCGTGGACGACGTGAACGTCACCGGAATCCGGGAGGAACTGGGGCTGGGGCCTTTCACGGGCAGTGCCGTGGCCAACGTGATGAAGGCCGCGCAGCTGGAGGGCGAGCGGATTCTCAACGACGGCGAAGTCGCTATTGCCGGGCCCGGCATCGACTACGTCCGCCGGCACCCCGCCGCTGTGCGGCGCTGGCTGGATTCCGGCCGCCGATTCCGGGTCTGGACGGTGGACGAAGAGGACGACGTGGCGCTGTGCCGGGGGCTGGGTGTCCACGAAATCACCACCAACCGGCCGGCGCAGGTCCTGGCCCGGCTCCAACAGCCGGCCCTGGCGTCAAGCTCAGCCACCCAGTCGCAGCCGCCGCTGTGA
- a CDS encoding SIS domain-containing protein translates to MSPRGWPAGARNWRRLLSGNRLVTAGSGGSAAEVQQFTAELLGRHAGERQPFSVIALRPGVSAGAAPVSAIEIAQGHADEVASQVRAHIRSGDVLLVVSASGHRHALLEATTAARAAGATVWAVTGAAPNPLAQAADEAICINSPKPQVREAQLIALQAMSECLASALHALSEGPEPLR, encoded by the coding sequence ATGAGTCCACGCGGCTGGCCGGCTGGGGCGAGGAACTGGCGCCGGCTGCTGTCGGGGAACCGCCTGGTCACCGCGGGAAGTGGCGGTTCGGCCGCGGAGGTGCAGCAATTCACCGCGGAACTGCTGGGGCGCCACGCGGGTGAGCGCCAGCCATTTTCCGTCATTGCCCTGCGGCCGGGCGTGTCAGCAGGGGCTGCGCCCGTCAGCGCCATCGAAATCGCGCAGGGGCACGCGGACGAGGTCGCCAGCCAGGTCCGGGCGCACATCCGTTCCGGCGACGTTCTCCTGGTGGTTTCCGCCAGCGGGCACCGGCATGCCCTGCTGGAGGCGACGACGGCGGCGAGGGCAGCCGGCGCCACCGTCTGGGCGGTTACCGGGGCAGCCCCCAACCCGCTGGCCCAGGCTGCCGACGAAGCTATCTGCATCAACTCGCCCAAGCCCCAGGTCCGGGAAGCGCAACTGATCGCCCTCCAGGCCATGAGCGAATGCCTGGCATCGGCCCTGCATGCCCTCTCCGAGGGGCCGGAGCCGCTTCGGTGA
- a CDS encoding DUF445 domain-containing protein, whose protein sequence is MQVNSEPTTQQDPAEERKLLESPERNGGLGGRTAVRPAVVHDFTAGDAEKAAALRKMKLVALCLLIAMAVVFVVAFALQRQYPWLEYVRAAAEGGMVGALADWFAVTALFRYPIGLKIPHTAIIPRRKDQIGASLGEFVETNFLSEQVVQDKLASINISGKVGSWLSGPGGAERVAKEGAAVIRGTFKVLNDDDVQAVIEGMVRRHLLAPPWGPPVGRMAERIFADGHHHKLVDLLVDRAADWVAANHQTVSRLVTERSPQWVPSFVDGLVGDKVYIELLKFTRAVQDDQQHQVRLSIDKYLTDLAQDLQHDPAMIARAEGIKAQVLGDPEVRELASRTWATIKGALLTAVDDPDSELTVKFKAAVRDFGTRLVNDEELAGKVNAWIGDAAGYLVRTYRSDIAGVITDTVARWDAEETSQKIELQVGKDLQFIRINGTVVGSLAGLAIFTVAHLAFG, encoded by the coding sequence ATGCAGGTGAACTCTGAGCCAACCACCCAGCAAGATCCGGCGGAGGAGCGAAAGCTCCTGGAAAGCCCCGAGCGGAACGGCGGACTTGGCGGCCGCACTGCGGTGCGTCCCGCCGTCGTACATGATTTCACCGCGGGCGACGCCGAAAAGGCGGCAGCGCTCCGGAAGATGAAGCTGGTGGCCCTCTGCCTGCTGATCGCCATGGCCGTGGTGTTCGTCGTGGCCTTCGCGCTGCAGAGGCAGTACCCGTGGCTGGAGTACGTCCGGGCCGCGGCGGAAGGCGGCATGGTGGGCGCCTTGGCCGACTGGTTCGCGGTGACGGCCCTGTTCCGCTACCCCATCGGGCTGAAAATCCCGCACACCGCCATCATTCCGCGCCGCAAGGACCAGATCGGCGCGTCCCTGGGCGAGTTCGTGGAGACCAACTTCCTTTCCGAACAGGTGGTTCAGGACAAGTTGGCGAGCATCAACATCTCCGGCAAGGTGGGCAGCTGGCTGTCGGGTCCGGGCGGCGCCGAGCGCGTGGCCAAGGAGGGCGCCGCCGTCATCCGGGGCACGTTCAAAGTGCTGAACGACGACGACGTCCAGGCAGTTATCGAGGGCATGGTCCGCAGGCACCTCCTGGCTCCCCCATGGGGACCGCCCGTGGGACGCATGGCCGAGCGGATCTTCGCCGACGGGCACCACCACAAGCTGGTGGACCTCCTCGTGGACCGGGCAGCGGACTGGGTGGCGGCCAACCACCAGACGGTCAGCCGGCTCGTCACGGAGCGGTCCCCGCAGTGGGTGCCCAGCTTCGTGGACGGCCTGGTGGGTGACAAGGTCTACATCGAGCTGCTGAAATTTACCCGCGCGGTCCAGGATGACCAGCAGCACCAGGTCCGCCTGTCGATCGACAAGTACCTGACGGACCTGGCCCAGGACCTGCAGCATGATCCCGCCATGATCGCCCGCGCGGAGGGGATCAAGGCGCAGGTGCTGGGTGACCCGGAGGTCCGGGAACTGGCGTCGCGGACCTGGGCCACCATCAAGGGCGCGCTCCTCACCGCCGTCGACGATCCGGACAGCGAACTGACGGTGAAGTTCAAGGCGGCCGTCCGCGATTTCGGCACCCGGCTGGTCAACGACGAAGAGCTGGCGGGCAAGGTCAACGCCTGGATCGGCGATGCCGCCGGCTACCTGGTCCGCACCTACCGGTCGGACATCGCCGGTGTGATCACGGATACGGTGGCCCGCTGGGACGCCGAGGAGACGTCGCAGAAGATCGAACTCCAGGTGGGCAAGGACCTGCAGTTCATCCGGATCAACGGCACAGTGGTGGGGTCCCTCGCGGGGCTCGCCATCTTCACGGTGGCCCAC
- a CDS encoding AzlC family ABC transporter permease — translation MPLTWPPKLLRSPAVRVGLSISVATGLYGVSFGALSVTSGLDFWQTMALSLLLFSGGSQFAFIGVVAGGGSGLAAMGAATLLGMRNGIYGMQLNVLLRPTGWRRYAAAHVTIDESTATSTGQSDPDEQHRGFWAAGIGIFVLWNLFTAVGALAGGALGDPKQWGLDGAAVAAFLGLLWPRLKGREPVAIAVVCALATVLAVPFVPAGVPILIAAVVAAVIGWVSHGRQDEGLEPDIDPYAEWHPGHHPGAGHHHGPGSPTSPGHPAPRHNEGNGTSSGGAK, via the coding sequence ATGCCCCTCACCTGGCCCCCTAAACTCCTGCGTTCCCCTGCGGTCCGTGTTGGCTTGTCCATCAGCGTAGCCACCGGCCTGTACGGGGTGTCCTTCGGGGCGCTCTCCGTCACCTCGGGCCTCGACTTCTGGCAAACCATGGCACTGAGCCTGCTGCTGTTCAGCGGCGGCTCCCAGTTTGCGTTCATCGGAGTGGTTGCCGGCGGCGGCTCGGGTCTTGCCGCCATGGGGGCCGCCACCCTGCTGGGGATGCGCAACGGAATCTATGGCATGCAGCTCAACGTGCTGCTCCGGCCGACAGGGTGGCGGCGGTACGCCGCCGCCCATGTGACCATCGACGAGTCCACGGCCACAAGCACCGGGCAGTCGGATCCTGACGAGCAGCACAGGGGTTTCTGGGCCGCGGGCATCGGGATCTTTGTACTCTGGAACCTTTTCACCGCAGTGGGTGCCCTGGCCGGCGGTGCGCTGGGTGATCCCAAGCAGTGGGGGCTCGACGGCGCGGCGGTGGCGGCGTTCCTTGGCCTGCTCTGGCCGCGGCTGAAGGGCCGGGAACCGGTGGCGATCGCCGTCGTCTGCGCCCTGGCAACCGTACTGGCCGTGCCATTCGTCCCGGCAGGCGTCCCCATCCTCATTGCCGCCGTGGTGGCCGCGGTCATCGGCTGGGTCAGCCACGGACGCCAGGACGAAGGGCTGGAGCCGGATATCGACCCCTACGCGGAATGGCATCCCGGCCACCACCCAGGTGCAGGCCACCACCACGGTCCCGGTAGTCCCACGTCTCCCGGTCATCCGGCTCCCCGTCATAACGAAGGCAACGGGACCAGCTCCGGAGGTGCCAAATGA
- a CDS encoding AzlD domain-containing protein — MSLWMWLLLSCLFAYAWKLVGYLLPASLLQNPRMSRMAGTMTIGLLASLTIVNTLASGQALVLDARLGALAAAAAALFLRAPFLVVVLAGAGAAALLRLAGWN, encoded by the coding sequence ATGAGTCTGTGGATGTGGTTGCTGCTGTCCTGCCTCTTTGCCTACGCATGGAAGCTGGTGGGCTACCTTCTCCCGGCCAGCCTGCTGCAGAACCCCAGGATGTCCCGGATGGCCGGAACCATGACCATCGGGTTGCTGGCGTCGCTGACCATCGTCAACACGTTGGCCAGCGGGCAGGCTCTGGTTCTTGACGCCCGGTTGGGGGCCCTGGCGGCCGCCGCGGCGGCACTGTTCCTGCGGGCGCCTTTCCTGGTGGTTGTGCTGGCCGGGGCCGGAGCGGCTGCCCTGCTCCGCCTGGCCGGCTGGAACTGA